The sequence below is a genomic window from Colletotrichum destructivum chromosome 4, complete sequence.
CAAAAGCCAAAAAAATTAAAATTTCCCAGATTCTGCCGTCCAGATACCAAGGCGGTGAGGTCAGAACCCCCCGCTAACGTGCTCCTTGCATCTGCTAGAGCCAGCGACTTTTTAGCGGGGCATCAGGTCCAAAGTCATCCTCCCACAGCACCTCAAGTCACTAACCTTAATTGTGAGCCCAGCTGCGATCAACTTTATACAAGGGCTTGCCTTACCTCCGCCGAATGAACTGCACCTCCCAGGTTGGAGCTGATTGACACGAACTGCCTCTTCTCACAAAGACATCTTTGGCTTGAGCTTTCAACAGCGGCACAGGTTTTTCTGATCAGTCTATCAGTCAGCAAGTTCTGCCGTTCCTGCCAGGCTCAAGAGACTTTATCCCATATTTACCAAAACCGAGATCACAACAAACAGAACAAGGAACCTGCAAGCGGGTTGGAAATCTCAGATCACATACAGGAACTCAGTCGACTGCAATTCTCATTCTCTCCCGACACAAAAGGGACTATCAAAAAGTTACTGGGAATAGCCTCTCTTCTCACAGCTTGCCCTGAAGGCTCAGAACATACATATCAACCTCACAGCCTACGCACATCACACTCGTACTACTCCCCAACTCCTGTTCTGGCAACGCGAAGGTCTCGGCAAGCCTCGCCATCCTTGCTCAGGGACATTCTGTTCAACAATAACAACTGCAACAGATCAAGACCTTGAGTCTGCGCCGCTGTCATTGTTCCGGTTTTCTCAGACACGTGCTTCTCACAGAGgctcgagctcggcatcATGGCTGACAACGACATGGAAATGACGCATGCTGAAATGTGGGATGACTCCGCCCTCATAGACTCGTGGAACGAGGCCCTGGACGAGTACAAGGCAAGTGGTCCCTTGCCGTCTCATGGGAGACGATGGTTCCCCTCGTGAAGCAGTGGCTGATTGTCTTGGCAGAAGTATCACAGCATCCACGCAAAAGGAGGCAGGCTTGAAGATAGCGATCTTCAGGGGAATCCGGAACCCCAGTACGACTAGCCCTACCCTATCTACACTTTTACCACCTTAAAAACCCCCCTTCCAAGGGCCATCTCTAACATGTAATGATCGCCGCAGGACCCTCGACGCGCAACTGCAGGCGGTCGATCAGCCAGAGATCGTGCCCGGTACTGAAGGAGCCAGCAAAACGGAGGTGGCTGGCAACAGCACGGAAGTAAAACAACCCCTCGACCCCAGTGGAAATCCAGGCAGATCAGAAAAGCTTGGCTCTGTCCTCATGCATCTGGTTCGGTTCCGCTAACGTATTCCCTGCTCACTCCAGGTCCAGAATGACTCCAGCGACGTGCCTATCGCAAAGGCAGTCTCGGGtcacggcggcaacggcctaGGTCCTGCGACAATGGGCCCACAAAGCCTCCTAGGTACAGGTATGCAAACGCTCCCAGCCGTCGAGTGTGTTGGACGACGGTGGCAGCCGGTCTCTCCCTAGACGAGAGAAGGTGAAGAACACGCAACTAACCAAGACGCCTTTGGGCATTGCAGTACAAGACGAAGGGCTGAAAAAACTGCTGATGTCTTGGTACTACGCCGGATACTATACCGGACTTTACGAaggtcagcagcagcagcagcaagcaaaGTAAACGCGGCGAGAGCGGCGACAACGAGGCTGAGCAGCCTGCTCGACCCTGGTGCCAATCTAGAATGCAAGGTTGTGTGGGGAATGGGGTGAGGTAGGCCGTCCTGAGAAGCGGGCTACGAGAGAGTTTATCTGATCGACGTGCGGGAGGGCAAGTTCTGTAACACG
It includes:
- a CDS encoding Putative survival motor neuron protein oligomerization is translated as MADNDMEMTHAEMWDDSALIDSWNEALDEYKASGPLPSHGRRWFPSTLDAQLQAVDQPEIVPGTEGASKTEVAGNSTEVKQPLDPSGNPGRSEKLGSVLMHLVQNDSSDVPIAKAVSGHGGNGLGPATMGPQSLLGTVQDEGLKKLLMSWYYAGYYTGLYEGQQQQQQAK